The following proteins are encoded in a genomic region of Rhizobium sp. CCGE531:
- the ispG gene encoding flavodoxin-dependent (E)-4-hydroxy-3-methylbut-2-enyl-diphosphate synthase produces MSSATDFDPKPRRSSVAVDVGGVIVGGGAPVVVQSMTNTDTADIDSTVAQVAALYKAGSELVRITVDRDESAAAVPKIRERLLRLGMDVPLIGDFHYIGHKLLADHPACAEALAKYRINPGNVGFKDKKDKQFAEIIEMAIRYDKPVRIGVNWGSLDQDLLTALMDKNAAEGSPLSARQVTRETIVQSALISADLAEEIGLPRNRIILSAKVSQVQDLIAVYSMLSERSDHALHLGLTEAGMGSKGIVASSAAMGYVLQHGIGDTIRVSLTPEPNGDRTREVQVAQELLQVMGFRQFIPVVAACPGCGRTTSTVFQELAQNIQNDIRKNMPVWREKYPGVEALNVAVMGCIVNGPGESKHADIGISLPGTGETPAAPVFIDGQKAMTLRGPNIASDFEALVTDYIEKRFGQKTVAAE; encoded by the coding sequence ATGTCGTCCGCCACCGATTTCGATCCGAAACCGCGCCGTTCTTCCGTTGCCGTCGATGTTGGCGGCGTCATTGTCGGCGGCGGTGCTCCCGTCGTCGTGCAGTCCATGACCAATACCGATACGGCCGATATCGATTCGACCGTCGCCCAGGTGGCGGCCCTTTACAAAGCCGGCTCGGAACTCGTGCGCATCACCGTCGATCGCGATGAAAGTGCCGCCGCGGTGCCGAAGATCCGCGAGCGGCTGCTGCGTCTCGGCATGGACGTGCCGCTGATCGGTGATTTCCATTATATCGGTCACAAGCTTTTGGCCGATCATCCGGCCTGCGCTGAAGCGCTGGCGAAATACCGCATCAATCCCGGCAATGTCGGCTTCAAGGACAAGAAGGACAAGCAGTTCGCCGAAATCATCGAGATGGCGATCCGTTACGACAAGCCGGTGCGCATCGGCGTCAATTGGGGCTCGCTCGATCAGGATTTGCTGACCGCGCTGATGGACAAGAACGCCGCCGAGGGCTCGCCGCTATCGGCCCGGCAGGTGACGCGCGAGACGATCGTGCAGTCGGCGCTGATCTCGGCCGATCTTGCCGAGGAAATAGGCCTGCCGCGCAACCGCATCATCCTGTCGGCCAAGGTCAGCCAGGTACAGGATCTGATCGCCGTCTATTCCATGCTGTCGGAGCGTTCCGACCATGCGCTGCATCTCGGCCTCACCGAGGCCGGCATGGGCTCCAAGGGCATCGTCGCCTCGTCCGCCGCCATGGGCTATGTGCTGCAGCACGGCATCGGCGATACGATCCGCGTTTCACTGACGCCCGAGCCGAACGGCGACCGTACCCGCGAAGTGCAGGTGGCGCAGGAGCTGCTGCAGGTGATGGGCTTCCGCCAGTTCATTCCCGTCGTCGCGGCTTGTCCCGGCTGCGGCCGCACGACCTCGACGGTCTTCCAGGAACTGGCGCAGAACATCCAGAACGACATCCGCAAGAACATGCCGGTCTGGCGTGAGAAATATCCGGGTGTGGAGGCACTGAACGTCGCCGTCATGGGCTGCATCGTCAACGGCCCCGGCGAAAGCAAGCATGCCGATATCGGCATCTCGCTGCCGGGCACGGGCGAAACGCCGGCGGCTCCCGTCTTCATCGACGGCCAGAAGGCGATGACGCTGCGCGGACCGAACATCGCCTCCGACTTCGAGGCGCTGGTGACCGATTACATCGAAAAGCGCTTCGGCCAGAAGACCGTCGCGGCGGAGTGA
- a CDS encoding MFS transporter, with the protein MDDMTRMEGFEAKRSGFFTKPRAAVSLMFLLNGFMVGCWAPKIPEFAERLQLTKFELGLMILVFGVGSLVMMPLAGAQIAVRGSRVVMRAFAVLLLPMILALTLAPSVWTAAVALFLFGGFIGAMDVAMNANAVSVEKSMRRAIMSSCHAFWSLGGLLGSAIGGLLISRLGVLGHAEASTVLAVLFLVVAWPMVFGDQPHPDEAKPKAKLPMIPLPWLLGIVALFCMVPEGAVLDWSALYLGQEKGASVALSGFGFAAFSATMATMRFAGDFVRDWLGAVRTLRVCTVFAIVGMLTAALAPNAEIAILGFALCGIGISNMVPIAFSAAGNIPGLQPGIGISVVTTLGYSGMLVAPSAIGFAAEHVGFSPVLMALPVLLLVVLAFSSLARYADGIGESEH; encoded by the coding sequence ATGGACGATATGACGAGGATGGAGGGTTTTGAGGCGAAAAGGAGCGGATTCTTCACAAAACCGCGCGCGGCCGTCTCGTTGATGTTCCTGCTGAACGGTTTCATGGTTGGCTGCTGGGCGCCGAAAATTCCCGAATTTGCCGAGCGACTGCAGCTGACGAAATTCGAGCTCGGCCTGATGATCCTCGTCTTCGGCGTCGGCTCGCTCGTCATGATGCCGCTTGCCGGCGCGCAGATCGCCGTGCGCGGCTCGCGCGTCGTCATGCGGGCCTTTGCGGTGCTGCTGCTGCCGATGATCCTGGCGCTCACGCTGGCGCCGAGCGTCTGGACCGCGGCCGTCGCGCTCTTCCTCTTCGGCGGCTTCATCGGCGCCATGGACGTGGCGATGAATGCCAATGCCGTCTCGGTCGAAAAATCCATGCGCCGGGCGATCATGTCCTCCTGCCATGCCTTCTGGAGCCTCGGCGGCCTGCTGGGCTCGGCGATCGGCGGGTTGCTGATCTCGCGCCTGGGCGTTCTCGGTCATGCCGAGGCCTCGACTGTTCTTGCCGTTCTTTTCCTGGTCGTTGCCTGGCCAATGGTTTTCGGTGATCAGCCGCATCCCGACGAGGCCAAGCCGAAGGCAAAACTGCCGATGATCCCGCTGCCCTGGCTCCTTGGCATCGTCGCACTGTTCTGCATGGTGCCGGAAGGTGCCGTGCTCGACTGGAGCGCGCTCTATCTCGGCCAGGAAAAGGGGGCATCGGTGGCACTTTCAGGCTTCGGCTTTGCCGCCTTCTCCGCCACCATGGCAACCATGCGCTTTGCCGGTGATTTCGTCCGCGATTGGCTGGGGGCGGTGCGCACGCTGCGTGTCTGCACGGTCTTTGCCATCGTCGGCATGCTGACGGCAGCACTGGCGCCGAATGCCGAGATCGCGATCCTCGGCTTCGCGCTCTGCGGCATCGGCATTTCCAACATGGTGCCGATCGCCTTTTCCGCGGCCGGCAATATTCCCGGGCTGCAGCCCGGTATCGGCATTTCGGTCGTCACGACGCTTGGCTATTCCGGCATGCTGGTAGCGCCTTCGGCCATCGGCTTTGCCGCCGAGCATGTCGGCTTCTCGCCAGTCCTGATGGCGCTGCCGGTGCTGCTGCTCGTCGTGCTGGCGTTCTCGTCGCTCGCACGCTACGCTGACGGTATCGGCGAGAGCGAGCATTAA
- a CDS encoding DMT family transporter, with amino-acid sequence MKNPISYGILLTVFAYMLFTAHDSAVKLLVASIPVWQVLFIRSCTILAGCFVFEGPSLVRKVARSPIIKPMILRSIIILIAWISYYSAASYLQLAEVTTLYYAAPIVGTILATIVLREKVTVARWMAVGVGFCGVVIASNPVGLSISWPVYLALQAAVLWASGMVLLRKTALHEKSHIQMAVSNILFIILTAGMAIAHWHTPTPFQIVLLALTGIIAGAGQLALFEGMRQAPVSVLAPFEYTSLVWAFLLGYLIWGDIPGPNTFIGAILILSAGFIIIISERMKRRAAAA; translated from the coding sequence GTGAAAAACCCCATCAGCTATGGCATCCTGCTCACGGTGTTTGCCTACATGCTGTTTACCGCCCATGATTCAGCGGTGAAGCTGCTCGTCGCCTCCATTCCCGTCTGGCAGGTCCTGTTCATCCGAAGCTGCACTATCCTTGCCGGCTGCTTCGTCTTCGAAGGCCCCTCGCTCGTCCGCAAGGTGGCGCGCTCGCCGATCATCAAGCCGATGATCCTGCGCAGCATCATCATCCTGATCGCCTGGATTTCCTATTATTCGGCGGCGTCCTACCTGCAGCTCGCCGAGGTGACGACGCTCTATTACGCAGCACCCATCGTCGGCACGATTCTTGCGACCATCGTGCTGCGCGAAAAGGTCACCGTCGCCCGCTGGATGGCGGTCGGCGTCGGCTTCTGCGGCGTGGTGATCGCCTCCAATCCCGTCGGCCTGTCGATCTCCTGGCCGGTCTACCTGGCGCTGCAGGCCGCCGTCCTCTGGGCGAGCGGCATGGTTCTGCTGCGCAAGACCGCGCTGCACGAGAAGAGCCACATCCAGATGGCCGTCTCCAACATCCTGTTCATCATCCTGACCGCCGGCATGGCGATCGCTCATTGGCACACGCCCACACCGTTCCAGATCGTCCTGCTCGCACTCACCGGCATCATCGCCGGCGCCGGCCAGCTCGCTCTCTTCGAAGGCATGCGCCAGGCGCCCGTCTCGGTGCTGGCGCCGTTCGAATATACCTCGCTTGTCTGGGCCTTCCTGCTCGGCTACCTGATCTGGGGAGACATCCCCGGCCCCAACACCTTCATCGGCGCCATCCTGATCCTAAGTGCCGGCTTCATCATCATTATCAGCGAACGGATGAAGCGGCGCGCCGCCGCGGCTTGA
- a CDS encoding acyltransferase, which produces MRPWQPCWNKLSERIGALMINEQMPSIRRSTSKQLDSLQFLRFVAAFSVVLFHFGSGLAIEYHLDRNYFFMGATGVDVFFVLSGFIISYSSDPARGLVYFARKRISRIVPLYWLLTFGVVLIALVKPSLLNSTIVTVETIVKSLLFVPYQKSGGAVQPILFLGWTLCYEVFFYIIYGACLIFGARATWFASAAVLFLVALHEIWPEGSVEWRFYTNPILIEFVLGMMLHKAYSAYGAFRSGSNIAAFMLVLLACAAHVSIVTLAGPSLFASSLFAVLLVSGFLLMRVPSGKLWAILVLLGDASYSLYLIHPYTLQLPLKLLGKQLSLPFVTVIMALVTLCTIGISVALLKFFERPMQALLMRRPQPIEQTAAVAE; this is translated from the coding sequence ATGCGGCCATGGCAACCTTGTTGGAACAAGCTATCAGAGCGGATTGGGGCCCTCATGATTAACGAGCAGATGCCTTCCATTCGGCGGTCAACCTCGAAACAATTGGATTCTCTCCAGTTTCTCCGGTTCGTGGCCGCCTTTTCAGTCGTTCTCTTCCATTTCGGAAGCGGCCTTGCGATCGAATACCATCTCGATCGCAATTATTTCTTCATGGGTGCGACCGGCGTCGACGTTTTCTTCGTTCTCAGCGGCTTCATCATCAGCTACTCCTCCGATCCGGCGCGCGGACTTGTCTATTTCGCACGCAAGCGGATTTCCAGAATCGTTCCGCTCTACTGGCTGCTGACATTCGGGGTCGTCTTGATTGCGCTTGTGAAACCCAGCCTGCTCAACTCGACGATCGTGACCGTGGAAACGATCGTCAAATCTCTTCTTTTCGTCCCCTATCAGAAAAGCGGCGGCGCCGTGCAGCCGATCCTTTTCCTGGGTTGGACGCTTTGTTACGAGGTGTTTTTCTACATAATTTATGGCGCCTGTCTGATCTTTGGCGCCAGGGCAACCTGGTTCGCCTCCGCGGCCGTCCTCTTCCTGGTCGCGCTGCATGAGATTTGGCCGGAGGGATCCGTCGAATGGCGCTTCTATACAAATCCGATATTGATCGAATTCGTTCTCGGCATGATGCTTCATAAAGCATATTCGGCATACGGTGCCTTCAGGAGCGGATCGAATATCGCGGCCTTCATGCTCGTTCTTCTGGCATGCGCGGCTCACGTTTCCATTGTGACACTCGCCGGCCCCAGTCTTTTCGCCTCAAGCCTGTTTGCCGTCCTGCTCGTGTCGGGCTTCCTGCTTATGCGGGTGCCGTCCGGGAAATTATGGGCCATTCTGGTTCTCTTGGGAGACGCATCCTACTCGCTTTACCTCATCCACCCCTACACGCTACAGCTTCCGCTCAAATTGCTGGGCAAGCAGCTCTCGCTACCCTTCGTGACGGTAATAATGGCGCTGGTCACGCTTTGCACGATCGGGATCTCGGTGGCGCTTCTCAAGTTCTTCGAGCGGCCGATGCAGGCTCTTTTGATGCGGCGGCCGCAACCCATCGAACAGACTGCTGCTGTGGCAGAGTGA
- a CDS encoding SGNH/GDSL hydrolase family protein has product MPTFAAETIDRPSKWIGRVAASDAAFGWPGSGFALRFDGASLSVTLADTGKNSLEIELDGVPQRLDLQAGQHRYPLADGLQQGTHEVRVTRRTEGWIGDTIFVSAETDGSFLPAEAPTAKLVAIGDSITAGYGLEGVGPGCKFSPGTENQYLTYAAVAARSLGMELTTLAVSGIGLSRAGKNAKTMSDVIDSVTPLRKGAPALPDERVSAVVVNLGTNDFSDNRNPSDFIDEYVKLVFKLRYQFPKAYLYAALGPMMSQKDFDVAEKAIEAVVRTSAAKGETRLRYLNLRVKPKDFGCDWHPSRSTNAAMATLLEQAIRADWGPHD; this is encoded by the coding sequence ATGCCGACCTTCGCGGCGGAAACGATCGATCGGCCGTCGAAATGGATCGGCCGCGTTGCCGCCAGCGATGCGGCTTTCGGCTGGCCCGGCAGTGGTTTTGCGCTGCGTTTCGACGGCGCGTCGCTCTCCGTTACTCTCGCTGATACCGGGAAAAATAGCCTGGAGATCGAATTGGACGGCGTTCCCCAGCGGCTTGATCTGCAGGCTGGGCAGCACCGATACCCGCTTGCAGATGGTTTGCAGCAAGGCACCCATGAGGTTCGCGTGACGCGTCGCACCGAGGGATGGATTGGCGATACCATATTCGTTTCCGCCGAAACCGATGGGTCGTTCCTTCCCGCGGAAGCACCGACCGCAAAGCTGGTGGCAATCGGAGACTCCATTACCGCGGGCTATGGCCTCGAGGGTGTCGGTCCCGGATGCAAGTTCAGCCCCGGAACTGAAAATCAATACCTGACATATGCCGCGGTCGCGGCGCGCAGCCTCGGGATGGAACTTACGACGCTCGCGGTTTCGGGAATCGGCCTTTCGCGTGCCGGCAAGAACGCGAAAACCATGTCTGATGTCATCGACAGTGTAACGCCGTTGAGAAAGGGCGCGCCCGCTCTTCCTGACGAGCGTGTTTCCGCAGTGGTCGTCAATCTCGGGACGAACGACTTTTCCGACAACAGGAATCCCAGCGATTTTATTGACGAATACGTCAAGCTTGTCTTCAAGCTCAGATATCAGTTTCCAAAGGCGTATCTCTACGCCGCGCTCGGTCCGATGATGTCGCAGAAGGACTTCGATGTGGCCGAGAAAGCAATCGAGGCCGTCGTCCGGACGAGCGCCGCGAAAGGCGAGACTCGCCTGCGATATCTGAATTTACGTGTCAAACCGAAGGATTTCGGATGCGATTGGCATCCAAGCCGCAGCACCAATGCGGCCATGGCAACCTTGTTGGAACAAGCTATCAGAGCGGATTGGGGCCCTCATGATTAA